In Verrucomicrobiota bacterium, the DNA window CGATGTCGTATTCGACGGGGTCCTCAATGGTCAGCAATTTGGACTCAATGGAGTTGACCTCGCGCAAGCAGGAATACAGCGTGGTGGTTTTGCCTGAGCCAGTCGGCCCGGTGACGACGAAAATACCGTTCGGCTGCTGAATGGCTTCCAAAACGTATTCATGGATGTACTTGGGCAACCCCAAGTTCGTGACATCCAGGTTCACGGCGGAACGATCCAACACGCGGAGCACCACCGATTCGCCAAACTGCGTTGGCAAGGTGCTGACACGCAAGTCAATCTGGCGTTGGCCCATCGGCAACGAGATGCGTCCGTCCTGGGGCAGACGCCGCTCGGAGATGTTCATATTGGCCATGACCTTGATGCGGGAGATCACCGGCAGCGCCAGGTGTTTCGGGGGCGGCGACATCTCATACAAAGCGCCGTCCACGCGATACCGGATTTTGAACTCATCCTCAAACGGCTCGAAATGAATGTCACTGGCGCGATCCTGCACGGCTTGGAAGAGGACCAGGTTCACAAACTTGATGATCGGGGTCTCGTTCGCCAGATCGGTCAGTTCCGCCAGGTTATCGGTGGCGGAAATTTCGTCCACCTCTTTGGCAATGGAGTCATCTTCGCTCAATTCCTTGAGCATGTCCCCCACTTGCATGGTTTCCTCGCCGTAGTATTTGGCAACCGCTTTTTCGACCAATTCCGGTTCCGCCACGACGACTTGAATTTCCTTGCCGACAACGTACGTCAACTCATCCACGACCTGGGTATTCATGGGGTCCGCCAACGCAAGCCAGACGGTGGAACCATGCAATTCCACGGGCACGCACTGGTACATGCGGGCGGAATTAGCGGGCAGGGTGGCGATGACTTCCGGTGGGATCTCCTTGTCGCGCAGATTATACACCTCGGTGCCCAGTTGGTTGGCCATGAGCTGCAACTGGGTATCCGTGTCCATCAGCCCGAAATCCGCCAGGATTTGGGGGATTTTTTTGCCATTGCGCTGATGCTCTTGCAGCACCTCTTCAATCTGCAGGTCATCCAGGAGATTTTGATCCTTGATGAGCGAGAGCAACGGATGTGATAAAATATCAGCCATAACTCGGGCGCGTTAGCGGTACATGCGTTTATTTGCGACTGGCACTGGGAGCGGAGGCCCCACCGCGTGCGGCTTCGGCCGCCTTGGCAATATCGTATTCCTGTAATTTCTGCATAATCGTGGTGGGATCCTGCGACTTATTGATTACCTCCTCGCGGGCAATCAACCCGAGGGAATATTTCTCCATCAAATAACCGTCCAGCGTCACCATGCCGAATTTGGCGCCGGTCTGAATGTCCGAGGAAATACGGAACGTCTTGTTATCGCGAATCAGCGCGGCAATGGACGGGGTATTGATCATGATTTCATACACTGCGACGCGTCCCGGTTTGTCAATGCGCGGCACGAGCAACTGGGAAATCACCGCTTGCAGCACGGTCGAGAGCTGGATGCGGATCATTTCCTGCTGGTTCATCGGGAACGCGTTGACGATACGATCAATGGTCTTGGCGGCGCCGGTGGTGTGCAGGGTGCCGAACACCAAGTGCCCCGTTTCGGCAGCGGTAATGGCGGATTCAATGGTTTCCAAGTCGCGCATTTCACCCACCATGATGATGTCGGGATCCTGGCGCAGCACGCGGCGCAGGGCTTCGGCAAAGTTGGGCACGTCCACATGCACTTCGCGCTGGGTGACAATGGCCTTCTTGTGATAGTGGTAATATTCGATGGGGTCTTCGATGGTGACGATGTGGGCGTCATCCCGCTCCATATTAATGATGTCAATCATCGAAGCCAGCGTCGTGGATTTGCCGGAGCCAGTGGGACCGGTTACCAGCACGAGACCACGGGGTTTGTAAAGCAGGTTCATGATGGTCTGCCGAGGCAGGCCGAT includes these proteins:
- a CDS encoding ATPase, T2SS/T4P/T4SS family, whose product is MADILSHPLLSLIKDQNLLDDLQIEEVLQEHQRNGKKIPQILADFGLMDTDTQLQLMANQLGTEVYNLRDKEIPPEVIATLPANSARMYQCVPVELHGSTVWLALADPMNTQVVDELTYVVGKEIQVVVAEPELVEKAVAKYYGEETMQVGDMLKELSEDDSIAKEVDEISATDNLAELTDLANETPIIKFVNLVLFQAVQDRASDIHFEPFEDEFKIRYRVDGALYEMSPPPKHLALPVISRIKVMANMNISERRLPQDGRISLPMGQRQIDLRVSTLPTQFGESVVLRVLDRSAVNLDVTNLGLPKYIHEYVLEAIQQPNGIFVVTGPTGSGKTTTLYSCLREVNSIESKLLTIEDPVEYDIEGIMQVAVNDAVGMTFGKALRAFLRQDPDIIMLGEMRDLETAQIAIQASLTGHLVLSTLHTNDAPGAVTRLVDMGVEPFLISSSLMAVLAQRLVRTICKKCRTPFEPTDNQLSLLNLSPHDIGDKVFYYGRGCGTCNDTGYKGRKGIFELLIVGEAIRGLINERAPTVVVRQKAIELGMITLRDDGLRGIFDGDTTIEEVVKYT
- a CDS encoding type IV pilus twitching motility protein PilT — its product is MSYSMSDLLHLVVSEGSSDLHIRVGVPPVIRLHGILHRVEGPSLKNEDTEELMRSITSDEHIQQVKERGTADFGFAFGELARFRVSVFKERGQFAMVLRQIPNRLLTLDQIGLPRQTIMNLLYKPRGLVLVTGPTGSGKSTTLASMIDIINMERDDAHIVTIEDPIEYYHYHKKAIVTQREVHVDVPNFAEALRRVLRQDPDIIMVGEMRDLETIESAITAAETGHLVFGTLHTTGAAKTIDRIVNAFPMNQQEMIRIQLSTVLQAVISQLLVPRIDKPGRVAVYEIMINTPSIAALIRDNKTFRISSDIQTGAKFGMVTLDGYLMEKYSLGLIAREEVINKSQDPTTIMQKLQEYDIAKAAEAARGGASAPSASRK